In Ochotona princeps isolate mOchPri1 chromosome 31, mOchPri1.hap1, whole genome shotgun sequence, a single window of DNA contains:
- the C31H9orf57 gene encoding uncharacterized protein C9orf57 homolog has protein sequence MFFVATTGDAGAVICRLCNLSIPFHGCLLDFGTCKTKPGQFCITEVHIKGGIQWYAIKGCTENVSECFQRAVTAYEMRTSHCCSHPMCNF, from the exons ATGTTTTTTGTCGCTACAACTGGAGATGCTGGAGCCGTGATCTGCAGGTTATGCAACCTCTCCATCCCCTTCCATGGATGTCTTTTAGACTTTGGAACCTGCAAAACCAAGCCTGGTCAGTTCTGTATTACAGAGGTGCACATAAAAG GTGGCATTCAGTGGTACGCAATTAAAGGCTGCACAGAGAACGTCTCCGAGTGCTTCCAGAGAGCTGTCACGGCTTACGAAATGCGGACCAGTCACTGCTGCAGTCACCCTATGTGCAACTTCTAA